The Vibrio kanaloae genome has a window encoding:
- a CDS encoding ATP-binding protein — translation MRVERAIYHDAILPEHKGNPLIEALRPKRRWEDVMEEFSNYPGYAEDIADDPDPLVREEYLNRIEELRQPLTAYQACFRAVERAIKKGYSVKNPLKPTTAQYLHYLVDERPDVEPLTGFFQPKGDGLTLIGESGVGKTSMIEQVLGYFPNVIEHDRYHGQTLGLRKQVVWIKVDCPSNSSVRDLCEEILSSLDLALDREKTKPAGTIGALVRQMEQCIKSSFLGMLVIDEMQNLQFKRTGGENNLLKFLHRLVNKLGIPLFFVANPPFDQTLIKELKAARRAESGYHHTMSALEKESDSWKAFIGQLWNYQWTNVYTELNDELNDTLHKLSVGNIDMASRTYREAQRLVIGSDDERITVATLESGNAVACGLSRQTAEVHKLKSTVALPSGKQRRIKQDGKVAAINIDKTGDITKPQHPEFSAQLIELVGAVDLLSRIDNPNLFQQAASMDEPIRYLRSRKVLLDDPLLELSYS, via the coding sequence ATGAGAGTGGAGAGGGCAATCTATCATGATGCAATCCTACCTGAGCATAAAGGAAACCCATTAATAGAAGCTCTTCGACCAAAGAGACGTTGGGAAGACGTAATGGAGGAATTTAGTAACTATCCAGGTTATGCCGAAGATATTGCAGATGATCCAGATCCTTTAGTTCGAGAAGAGTACTTAAATCGAATTGAAGAGCTTAGACAGCCTCTAACTGCTTATCAAGCTTGCTTTAGAGCGGTAGAAAGAGCAATCAAAAAGGGATACTCAGTTAAGAACCCACTCAAACCTACAACTGCACAATATTTACACTACTTGGTAGATGAAAGGCCAGATGTCGAACCACTAACTGGTTTTTTTCAACCTAAAGGTGATGGATTGACTCTGATCGGTGAAAGTGGTGTCGGCAAGACATCCATGATTGAGCAAGTCTTGGGTTACTTTCCAAATGTTATTGAACACGATCGATATCATGGTCAGACGCTAGGACTGAGAAAGCAAGTGGTTTGGATTAAGGTTGATTGTCCTAGTAACTCAAGTGTAAGGGATTTATGCGAAGAAATATTATCTTCTTTAGATCTTGCTCTGGACCGAGAGAAAACTAAGCCAGCAGGGACGATTGGAGCTCTTGTTCGTCAGATGGAGCAATGCATTAAATCAAGCTTTCTTGGGATGTTAGTCATTGATGAGATGCAAAACCTTCAGTTCAAACGCACTGGAGGTGAAAATAACCTTCTTAAATTCTTACACAGATTGGTAAATAAATTAGGGATCCCTTTATTCTTTGTGGCAAATCCACCATTTGACCAGACATTAATCAAAGAGCTAAAAGCGGCCAGGCGTGCTGAAAGTGGTTATCATCACACTATGTCAGCCCTTGAGAAGGAGAGTGACTCTTGGAAGGCTTTCATAGGACAGCTTTGGAATTACCAATGGACCAATGTATATACAGAGCTGAATGACGAACTAAATGATACGCTTCACAAACTTTCGGTTGGTAATATTGATATGGCAAGTCGTACATATCGAGAGGCTCAGCGGTTGGTTATTGGAAGTGATGATGAAAGAATCACTGTTGCTACACTTGAATCGGGTAATGCCGTTGCGTGTGGGTTATCACGACAAACAGCCGAAGTTCACAAGCTAAAAAGTACAGTTGCTTTGCCTAGCGGTAAGCAACGACGAATTAAGCAAGACGGGAAAGTCGCTGCAATAAACATCGATAAAACGGGTGATATCACAAAACCTCAGCACCCAGAGTTTTCAGCGCAACTCATAGAGCTTGTAGGTGCAGTTGACTTATTAAGCCGAATTGACAACCCGAACTTATTTCAGCAAGCGGCTAGTATGGATGAACCTATACGTTATTTAAGATCTCGTAAAGTCCTGTTAGACGATCCTTTGTTGGAGTTGTCCTATAGTTGA